From Anopheles funestus chromosome 3RL, idAnoFuneDA-416_04, whole genome shotgun sequence, a single genomic window includes:
- the LOC125770490 gene encoding uncharacterized protein LOC125770490 produces the protein MPIVKEKTIQNDLQNAFEINLLRKSSRSISAHLSTDTISLHEHLNKSELAEQKQQNSFLAIESVVSAEHTPEQKEDTQNRQARVGEFQAHIKSLITKIIDLRATKIKVNDDKITQIGLSFFEPDSAAMTVAKLVQLMDSARTNLSYERKKLLLGVRRFKRYQMQNLQLNSQMEDVSLEQYYELKAEVNRIGEKLEETTKRMNSSRQLFENDVARATHVREKLFDSQNRTVAIRQDVSEVQQNYYFFKSTLCEKLQRKKQLRKESERLKQNMDLLKLVPWYGQTNDQIEHTKFCIEKFN, from the exons ATGCCGATAGTTAAGGAGAAAACTATCCAGAACGATTTGCAGAAtgcatttgaaataaatttactacGAAAATCCAGTAGATCCATTTCTGCTCATCTTTCAA CCGATACCATTTCACTTCACGAACATCTAAACAAAAGTGAATTAgctgaacaaaaacaacaaaactcatTCCTGGCAATTGAATCTGTCGTATCGGCTGAGCACACTCCGGAACAGAAGGAAGATACGCAAAATCGTCAAGCACGGGTTGGAGAATTCCAAGCACATATAAAATCACTCATAACCAAAATCATCGACTTGCGTGCCACAAAGATCAAAGTCAATGAtgataaaattacacaaatagGCTTGTCGTTTTTCGAACCCGATAGTGCGGCAATGACTGTTGCGAAGCTCGTCCAGCTCATGGATAGTGCACGAACAAACCTATCCTATGAGCGGAAGAAACTGTTGCTAGGGGTGAGGCGATTCAAGCGCTATCAAATGCAAAACTTGCAGTTGAACAGCCAAATGGAAGACGTAAGCCTGGAGCAGTATTATGAACTGAAGGCGGAAGTTAATCGTATTGGAGAAAAACTCGAGGAAACGACCAAGCGTATGAACAGTTCGAGACAACTGTTTGAAAACGATGTTGCACGGGCTACGCACGTGCGGGAAAAGCTATTTGATTCACAAAACCGGACTGTGGCCATCAGGCAGGATGTTTCCGAGGTCCAACAAAATTATTACTTCTTCAAGAGCACTCTGTGCGAAAAATTGCAACGAAAAAAGCAACTACGCAAGGAAAGCGAACGTCTCAAACAGAATATGGATTTGCTAAAACTAGTTCCGTGGTATGGCCAAACTAATGACCAG ATCGAACACACCAAATTCTGTATTGAAAAATTCAACTGA